TCCGGAGCCTGCGCCCCCCGCTCCCCGGGGACATTCGGATAAAACATATCTCGAACCTGCGCAGCCGACGCGTCATACACCCATCCGCCGGAACCGTCGTACTTACGGGCAATGCGGCTCAGGCCGGACTGCGCTTCCTTCGGGATGAAGCTCAAATAGTTGTGCGGGTAGTCCCGGACCAGCTCGTCCAGCGAGATCGGCGCTGCGCCGGTATCGGCTATATAAGCCTCCAGCGCCGTGCGCACGAGATTGGCGCCCGCTTCCGTAACGGGCTTCAGCTTTTGAAAATCCGTATTAAGAAAGCGGATCTTGACCGTCCGGTCCTCCGCCAAGTTATATTCCGCCACGACAAAAGCCATCTGCTTCCACGCCGCATCTGTCATCGGAACCGCTTTCTTTCCGGTGCCGGATCCGCTTTTGGCAATTCCGTATATCCAAATATGCTGCCCCGGATTTGTTTTGGCGAGCCCCAAGGCTTGATCGTACAGAGCTTGCTCAACGTCCTTGTGCGGTTTGTCGTAAGGGAAATACATAATAAACGGCATCTCTACGCTCTCGTAAGTGATTTCTTTCCCTACGCCCCACGGCTTCAGCGCGGAAACCGAAAGGGGAATCGAATCTTTTCCCAGAAAAAGCCCCAAAAGAATCAAATTGAGCAGCAGTAGAGCAACGAGCATCACCTTCCAAAAATACGGCAGAGCCGGTCTGCTCCTATAGACCACTGCCTGCGGCGGAGATGGCATCTCCACGCGCGGCGGAGGCGCGGGGTTCCTGCCTAACCTGCGGAGGGAGCCGGATGCATCGTAATAATATGGCGAAGGATAGGTCTTCATGCATTCGTTGTAATGATAGACCGCTTTTTCTTTGGCGCCCTGCTGCTCGTATTTTTGTCCCACCTTGTAATGCGCCTCGGGCGATTTGGGGTCCAAATACCGCAAAACCTTCTCATAATACATAGGATCGCTGCGGTTAATGTATAGATTTTTGTGCAGATGTACGACCTTCTCATCCAAGTGGCTTTTAAAACGGCTGCTTGTTCGGTCCAATAGTGTCCCCCCTGTCATTTGATCCGTTCTCAGGTTCGCGCGGCGTTTTTTGATACATATTGTATCATAAAACGCAAATTTTTTTCCTACTCCTACGAGGTTGCCGATCATAAGAAAACAGCCCTCTACCCCAAATACTACGATACATTTTGTATCAGGTCAATAGCGTCTTCTCATTCATAATGAAGAGACGGCTTTTGCCCGGATATAAGACTCATGAAATAACCCTAAAGTCCCATCCTTCCATTGTTATGTGAACATTTTGTAAAAATTCGACAAATATGCCTACAAATTTGAAGCCTTTATCCCAATTATTCGTATACATATTGTCAAATTTTGCAAAAAGACAGAGAAGGAGGAATACATGTGAGACTTGCCATCGGGATAAAGCTTGTCCTCGGTTTTTTAACCATTTCCTTGCTTCTGGCGGGAATCAGCGGTTTTTCACTGTTTGAACTGAGGCATATCCAAAGCTCCTACAACGATCTGGTGGGCCGAAGAGAAATTATTTTAGCGAATTCCAAAGATATTCGGGCAAGCGCGCTGCAGCAGATGAGCAGTCTTCGCGATTATTTGCTGACCCAAAATCAGGAAGGGCTGGCGACATACAGACAGGCGAATAAGGAGGTATCGGACATTATTGTCAAAACGCTGCCGATGGTTCGGCGCGATGAGGATAAAGAGGCTTTGAACAAATTGGGCGAGCTGAACAAACAGTTTAAGGAAAGCGCCGAGCAGGCCATTGCCTTGGCGGGTACCAGCAAAAGCGAAGCCGTACAATCGGCCGGGGCTGAGCATGCCGCCTCCGAGTCGCAGAGCGTATCGACGGCCACGGAAGAGCAGCTTGCCTCGATGGAGGAAATATCCGCCTCTGCGGCCTCCCTGTCCGACATGGCGGCCGAGCTGCAGCAGCTGATCAGCAAATTCAGGCTGTAGGAAGCAGCCAAAAAGGAACGGCCATCCCCTCACGTCATATCGTGAAAGGATGGCCGTTTTTTGCTGTCGGGCTCGCGTATGCTTTCACCCGGAGGACCTCTCCTCCGCTATGGTCTCGCGTGTCACATCCGAAATGACTTCCTGCTCCAGCCGAATGCCCTTCTCCAGCATCATTTCCAGCACCGGGCGCCAATCCGCATATTGCGGATCGCTCAACGCCTGCCGAAGCTGCACGGCGTATTCCTCGCTGGCTTCCGCCGCTGCGGCCTCGTACTTCAGCAAAGTGGCTGCGTCCATCCATAACGGCTGCAAATGAGGGATAAATCGTGCCTTCACATACTCATAAATCCGAATTCCCCCGATGTCGATATCGCCCCAGTGGTACGCTTCGGGCATGAGCCGATCCCCCGCGGGCCGGACCGCCCCGGACAGCTTGCGGAAAAAGCTTTGCAGCAAGCGGCGGGGATAACCGCCCGTGTAGATGACCAGCTCCTCGGCGCTTCGGTCGCAGCGCTGCTCCAGCCATTGGTGGTAGCTGGTCAGGTTCTCGATCGTCACAATACGCCGCGCCGTCGTGGCGACCTCCGTCATCTTCCGGACGGTTTCAGCGGATAATCCGACGCCTCCGGCAAACGGCTCGCAGCTCAGCTCCCGGCTATCGATCTGAAACGTCAGCGGTCCGCTCAGCCAAACGTACTGCGGATTTCGGGCAAGCCCGAGCAGGTCGAGCCACTCCTCCTCCGTATCGCGCTGCTCGCCGGAAGCCATTTTCGCCAAAGCCAGCAGCCTTTTGAGCACCGAGCGCTCCAGATGCTTCGAATCCTGAAACAGGCGCTGGCTGAACAGTCGGATAGAGACGGAATTCCCTTCCAGCAGCGGCAGCTCGCTCAGCGCCCGCACGAGGTCC
The window above is part of the Paenibacillus hamazuiensis genome. Proteins encoded here:
- a CDS encoding L,D-transpeptidase family protein, which translates into the protein MDRTSSRFKSHLDEKVVHLHKNLYINRSDPMYYEKVLRYLDPKSPEAHYKVGQKYEQQGAKEKAVYHYNECMKTYPSPYYYDASGSLRRLGRNPAPPPRVEMPSPPQAVVYRSRPALPYFWKVMLVALLLLNLILLGLFLGKDSIPLSVSALKPWGVGKEITYESVEMPFIMYFPYDKPHKDVEQALYDQALGLAKTNPGQHIWIYGIAKSGSGTGKKAVPMTDAAWKQMAFVVAEYNLAEDRTVKIRFLNTDFQKLKPVTEAGANLVRTALEAYIADTGAAPISLDELVRDYPHNYLSFIPKEAQSGLSRIARKYDGSGGWVYDASAAQVRDMFYPNVPGERGAQAPDFGRYRLVVGKSGHSLQLLSGSTLLMEKEVGLGATDSTPEGTFTVTDRVKEPQGQHPGVYGNAALGMGGIAIHGTNAPESIGKDMSLGCIRMANADMEELYPLVPRGTLVSIGDQPQSGVKFASVEWNPGQLAPAAAGGANETANGKVFYWLG
- a CDS encoding MCP four helix bundle domain-containing protein; translation: MRLAIGIKLVLGFLTISLLLAGISGFSLFELRHIQSSYNDLVGRREIILANSKDIRASALQQMSSLRDYLLTQNQEGLATYRQANKEVSDIIVKTLPMVRRDEDKEALNKLGELNKQFKESAEQAIALAGTSKSEAVQSAGAEHAASESQSVSTATEEQLASMEEISASAASLSDMAAELQQLISKFRL
- a CDS encoding Wadjet anti-phage system protein JetD domain-containing protein codes for the protein MELNESSYKRQFTRRLLDILLGKYEQSQSFATGVPGKQRPQLAMGKSPFTADYNDEMDFRKRQWMNEALLELEHLGVLELVWAKFSAGTDIDKVILPLDRVQQAYGLAGIVPLKEKLERLRQVLAPLANHPWVWVRKWREKADAALSQGKSPHLDVDDPSGYEDLVRALSELPLLEGNSVSIRLFSQRLFQDSKHLERSVLKRLLALAKMASGEQRDTEEEWLDLLGLARNPQYVWLSGPLTFQIDSRELSCEPFAGGVGLSAETVRKMTEVATTARRIVTIENLTSYHQWLEQRCDRSAEELVIYTGGYPRRLLQSFFRKLSGAVRPAGDRLMPEAYHWGDIDIGGIRIYEYVKARFIPHLQPLWMDAATLLKYEAAAAEASEEYAVQLRQALSDPQYADWRPVLEMMLEKGIRLEQEVISDVTRETIAEERSSG